The following coding sequences lie in one Lolium perenne isolate Kyuss_39 chromosome 2, Kyuss_2.0, whole genome shotgun sequence genomic window:
- the LOC139835665 gene encoding uncharacterized protein, with amino-acid sequence MASSSSSPQINLGAPPSDKLTRDNYPLWRSQVLPAIRGAMVDGLLDGTDAAPPKQLVLTPADNDNPAKTTPNPAYAAWVSRDQMVLSYLLQSLSREILPHVHRIPHTAGVWSALDEMFAAQSEANVTNLLLLP; translated from the coding sequence ATGGCTAGCTCCAGCAGCAGCCCGCAAATCAATCTGGGGGCGCCGCCCTCCGACAAATTGACGCGAGACAACTACCCCTTATGGCGTTCCCAGGTACTGCCCGCCATCCGCGGCGCCATGGTCGACGGCCTCCTTGACGGAACAGACGCCGCTCCGCCAAAACAGCTGGTCCTTACCCCAGCAGACAACGACAATCCGGCCAAGACGACGCCCAATCCAGCATATGCAGCCTGGGTCTCCCGTGATCAGATGGTCCTGTCATACCTTCTTCAATCCCTCTCACGGGAGATCCTTCCTCATGTTCATCGGATTCCTCATACTGCCGGAGTCTGGAGTGCCCTTGACGAGATGTTTGCGGCGCAAAGCGAGGCCAACGTCACCAATCTGCTTTTATTGCCTTAG